One genomic region from Pseudoduganella lutea encodes:
- a CDS encoding NAD(P)/FAD-dependent oxidoreductase, producing the protein MQTIVIAGGGVAGLELATRLGRELGRRNKARIVLVDSAPTHFWKPLLHSVAAGTIDPDHYHVDHARQAIDNHFEFMCGEVVDVDRAARALTIRARLPHAMGQETTLRYDRLVLSFGSVTNFFGVPGAADHCLSLDGVEQAEAFRRRFLRLCAAAGARQRLNSNGATLPSAAPAAPAAPLVNIVIVGAGPTGVELAADLRHTVDTLVRYRLNELDSACQVRITIIERGPRLLPSLAPALSDIAAAKLRGLGIDIRTDTAVAEVTAEHVITADGEVYPAAIAVWAAGVQGPSINTRLGIALNRSKQVLVDAQLRAIDDPHIHAMGDCSAMQVASATAMVPPSAQAARQQADFLYHLLARPQRSAPAFRYRDHGTLVSLGRYGAVGMLRQVIGDRHVNVQGMVAKALYLVAYERYVMANLGPVRMCAQMVVRWVRSKWLMPVKWH; encoded by the coding sequence ATGCAAACCATCGTCATTGCCGGCGGCGGCGTGGCGGGTCTGGAACTGGCGACCCGCCTTGGCCGTGAACTCGGCCGCCGCAACAAGGCGCGCATCGTCCTCGTGGACAGCGCACCAACACACTTCTGGAAGCCCCTGCTGCACTCCGTTGCAGCCGGCACCATCGATCCCGACCACTACCATGTCGACCATGCCCGCCAGGCGATCGACAATCATTTCGAATTCATGTGCGGCGAGGTGGTCGACGTCGACCGCGCGGCGCGCGCGCTGACGATCCGCGCCCGCCTGCCCCACGCCATGGGCCAGGAAACCACGCTGCGCTACGACCGGCTGGTGCTCTCGTTCGGGTCCGTCACCAATTTCTTCGGCGTTCCCGGCGCCGCCGACCACTGCCTGTCGCTGGATGGCGTGGAACAGGCCGAAGCGTTCCGCCGGCGCTTCCTGCGCCTGTGCGCCGCCGCCGGGGCGCGCCAGCGCCTGAACAGCAACGGCGCGACGCTGCCGTCCGCGGCACCTGCCGCGCCTGCCGCCCCATTGGTCAACATCGTCATCGTCGGCGCCGGCCCCACGGGGGTGGAACTGGCGGCGGACCTGCGCCACACGGTCGATACGCTGGTGCGCTACCGGCTCAACGAACTGGATTCGGCATGCCAGGTGCGCATCACGATCATCGAGCGCGGGCCGCGGCTGCTGCCCTCGCTCGCGCCGGCGCTGTCCGACATTGCCGCCGCCAAGCTGCGCGGCCTGGGCATCGATATCCGCACCGACACGGCGGTGGCCGAAGTCACCGCCGAACATGTGATCACAGCCGACGGCGAAGTGTATCCGGCCGCCATCGCGGTCTGGGCCGCCGGCGTGCAGGGTCCGTCCATCAACACGCGGCTCGGCATCGCCCTGAACCGCAGCAAGCAGGTGCTCGTGGACGCGCAGTTGCGCGCCATCGACGACCCGCACATCCATGCGATGGGCGACTGCTCCGCGATGCAGGTGGCCAGCGCCACGGCGATGGTGCCGCCAAGCGCGCAGGCGGCAAGGCAGCAGGCGGACTTCCTGTACCACCTGCTGGCGCGCCCGCAGCGATCGGCGCCGGCATTCCGCTACCGCGACCATGGCACACTCGTGTCGCTCGGGCGCTATGGCGCCGTGGGCATGCTGCGCCAGGTCATTGGCGACCGCCACGTGAACGTGCAGGGCATGGTCGCCAAGGCGCTGTACCTGGTGGCCTACGAGCGCTATGTGATGGCCAATCTCGGCCCCGTGCGGATGTGCGCCCAGATGGTGGTGCGCTGGGTGCGGTCGAAGTGGCTGATGCCGGTCAAGTGGCACTGA